One Triticum dicoccoides isolate Atlit2015 ecotype Zavitan chromosome 5B, WEW_v2.0, whole genome shotgun sequence genomic window carries:
- the LOC119309801 gene encoding uncharacterized protein LOC119309801, whose product MIPSPIRDSVVGSCVNVITLKVKESEVGFPIKVFGTVVARDQVDYRCVYLFRRERDDPQLITSADGEVEDFSKGVIGFNRARLPNDKQTMGVSLNSYLSRVEVRCAYVVYPIEAAIEVNILKGPCSVSRVAAWTTKNYEYSMDLYNSGGEAAAEIEAGGTVPLSRRIVAVPLGRKLVLLVTGRSVGDVFDKNIIAPLGRSTELMHYKLGSALVEVKLVWTAVPRRERQDMIKDVGDESLLM is encoded by the exons ATGATACCTTCACCAATACGTGACTCGGTCGTAGGATCATGTGTAAATGTCATAACCTTGAAGGTAAAAGAATCGGAAGTTGGCTTCCCGATAAAAGTTTTTGGTACCGTTGTAGCAAGAGACCAGGTCGACTATAGATGTGTTTATCTCTTCAGGCGTGAAAGGGATGATCCCCAACTCATCACCTCGGCG GACG GTGAGGTTGAAGATTTCAGCAAAGGTGTGATCGGTTTCAACAGGGCCCGCCTCCCTAATGATAAGCAGACCATGGGTGTGAGTCTAAATAGCTATCTGAGTAGGGTGGAAGTGAGATGTGCGTATGTTGTATATCCCATTGAAGCTGCCATTGAAGTCAATATCTTGAAGGGACCGTGTAGTGTCTCAAGAGTTGCTGCCTGGACTACCAAGAATTATGAGTATAGTATGGATCTTTACAACAGCGGTGGTGAAGCAGCAGCAGAGATTGAGGCAGGAGGGACCGTTCCCTTGAGTCGTCGCATTGTAGCTGTCCCACTTGGTAGAAAGTTGGTGCTCCTTGTCACCGGTCGTAGCGTTGGTGATGTTTTTGATAAAAACATCATCGCACCTTTAGGACGATCAACTGAGTTGATGCATTATAAATTAGGCTCCGCACTTGTGGAGGTGAAACTTGTCTGGACAGCTGTTCCCAGACGTGAGAGACAAGATATGATCAAGGATGTGGGAGACGAGAGCCTTTTGATGTGA